The following are encoded together in the Erwinia sp. E602 genome:
- a CDS encoding LeoA/HP0731 family dynamin-like GTPase, translating into MEKTLDIFKTQQAKNLELLNSLSEFLQRGESVGVQVDTRMTQKLQAAKDNAANGKLQIALIGGFSEGKTSIAAAWMEKLDKSSMKISHQESSNEVKVYDVGSDFVLIDTPGLFGFKEQFNEDAQSIEKYKEITKKYVSEAHLVLYVMNSTNPIKESHKSDLDWLFRTLNLLDRTVFVLSRFDEVADVEDEDDYQANASVKRQNVATRLQDLIAITPNERDALSIVAVAANPFDMGMEHWLEHPDKFRALSHISALQEATSEKITRGGGVVALAEETRRSVIRDILTRQLPVAIGNDERIAQEVADLQSIYQRMRKEIVATQGNISEIRSKLKEFVVGYFTDLILQAKGLSLETYGEFFEREVGDKGIVISTRLENEFERRLRTVAQALQRLEMSYQSDISHYNGNLTAIGKQGLDYVVKSKVINNGTVIATRDGVVSLARMVGMDLGKMLKFKPWGAVNLAKGLNGALSVLGLAMEAWDSWEQHKREKMFSEAVTKMVENFNGQRAELLETLDADEFVPTFFAEYIKLQQELDLLQLSLNESVSRQKRFADWRAQAEAIDAEFTRVAG; encoded by the coding sequence ATGGAAAAGACACTGGACATATTTAAAACGCAGCAGGCAAAAAATCTGGAGCTGCTGAATAGCCTGAGCGAGTTCCTGCAGCGGGGTGAATCCGTTGGTGTGCAGGTAGACACCAGAATGACACAAAAGCTACAGGCAGCCAAAGACAATGCAGCCAACGGCAAGCTGCAGATTGCGCTGATCGGTGGTTTTTCTGAAGGAAAAACCTCAATTGCGGCAGCCTGGATGGAAAAGCTGGACAAGTCCAGTATGAAAATTAGCCATCAGGAATCCTCTAATGAGGTCAAAGTTTACGATGTGGGTTCCGATTTCGTGCTGATTGACACCCCTGGATTATTTGGCTTCAAAGAGCAGTTTAACGAAGATGCTCAATCCATTGAAAAATATAAAGAGATAACCAAAAAGTACGTCAGTGAAGCACACCTCGTGCTGTACGTGATGAACTCCACTAATCCGATCAAGGAGAGTCATAAATCGGATCTGGACTGGCTGTTCCGTACGCTGAACTTACTCGACCGCACCGTGTTCGTACTCAGTCGTTTTGACGAAGTTGCCGATGTGGAAGATGAAGATGATTACCAGGCCAACGCTAGCGTGAAGCGCCAGAATGTCGCTACACGTCTGCAGGACCTGATCGCTATAACCCCCAATGAACGTGATGCACTGAGTATTGTCGCTGTGGCTGCGAACCCGTTTGATATGGGTATGGAACACTGGCTGGAACATCCTGATAAGTTTCGTGCGCTTTCACATATCAGCGCATTACAGGAGGCGACCAGTGAAAAAATCACGCGTGGCGGTGGTGTGGTGGCTCTGGCGGAAGAGACCAGAAGAAGCGTTATCCGGGACATCCTGACCCGCCAGTTGCCGGTGGCTATCGGGAATGATGAGCGCATCGCTCAGGAAGTGGCGGATCTGCAATCTATCTATCAGCGTATGCGCAAAGAGATTGTGGCAACGCAGGGGAATATTTCTGAAATTCGCAGCAAACTGAAGGAGTTCGTGGTGGGCTACTTCACCGATCTGATTTTGCAGGCTAAAGGATTAAGCTTGGAAACGTACGGTGAATTTTTTGAACGCGAAGTGGGTGACAAGGGGATTGTCATTTCAACCCGACTGGAGAATGAGTTTGAACGCCGCTTGCGCACCGTTGCACAGGCTCTGCAGCGCCTCGAAATGAGTTATCAGTCTGACATCAGCCACTATAACGGAAACCTGACCGCAATTGGCAAGCAGGGGTTGGACTACGTGGTGAAAAGTAAGGTCATCAACAACGGTACGGTGATTGCCACCCGCGATGGCGTCGTCTCCCTAGCGAGAATGGTCGGGATGGATTTGGGAAAAATGCTGAAATTCAAACCGTGGGGAGCGGTCAACCTGGCGAAAGGATTGAATGGTGCCTTATCCGTGTTGGGCCTGGCGATGGAAGCCTGGGACTCCTGGGAGCAGCATAAGCGCGAAAAAATGTTTTCGGAAGCAGTGACCAAAATGGTGGAGAATTTTAACGGTCAACGTGCGGAGCTATTGGAGACGTTAGATGCTGACGAATTTGTGCCAACCTTTTTCGCCGAGTATATCAAGCTACAGCAGGAGCTGGACTTGCTGCAGCTGTCGCTAAATGAAAGCGTCAGCCGTCAGAAACGCTTCGCCGACTGGCGAGCGCAGGCAGAAGCGATTGATGCCGAATTTACCCGGGTAGCGGGCTGA